The region agcctggtgggctgcagtccatggggtcacgaagagtaggacacgactgagtgacttcactttcacttttcactttcatgcactggagaaggaaatggcaacccactccagtgttcttgcctggagaatcccagggacgagggagcctggtgggctgacatctacgggatcgtgcagagtcggacacgactgaagcgacttagcagcagcaacatgctaATTATTCAGTGCAGAACATTCAGCTGTTAATTACACTGCTTATGAATTATGAGTTGGTGTCCAAAAAAAAGGCAAGGCGTTACAGTATATACAAGAGTACAGGCTCAAAGTTAGATGAGGTGTGAAACTTACTTCTGCCGGTTAGTAATGCCTGACCCTGAGTAAATCACTTGATCTCTCTAATACTGTTTTTCTTCCCTGTAAGATAGATAATACTATACAGCACTAAGTTGGTGagagaatgagataatgcatataagGGGCTTAGCATCTGGCCCTTAGTATGCCCTCCACAAAGATTAGCTTTTGTCACATAAAAAAGATTTCTGATTCTGAAAGGCCCAATTCCATCCAGCAGGATGTGGAAACACTCTCTGCAGCCTCTAACAGTCAATTCAAAACAGTTCCAGTATGAAAGCAGCTCTATCAGATCACATGTGGCAGGCTGTCTCAGCTTAAGGAAGCCCTTTGAGGCTGATCTGACTTATAACTTGTGTAACCTGATTCTACCACAAAGAACAAGCCTATCTTCTTAGTCAAAGACTAAGACCACTAAGGACTACCATatgaggttccctggtggctcagattgtgaagaatatgcctgcaatgcaggagactcaggtttgatccctgggtcggaaagatcccctggagaagggaatggcaacccactccagtattcttgcctggagaatcccacagacagagaagcctggcagcctagAGTCCATGGACTAACAAAGAGTCATAtaccactaacactttcacttttaaggacTACCACATCACTCCACTCTATCTTCAAGGTGTTTTCTTGTGCAGTCTTGTCTGCTCTCCTTGAGATGGAGATTCCAAACCTTTCACATTCCTGGTCATCTTCCTTTTACTTGTTTTTAGAACATCCTAAGATACCATAACCAAGATAACAATTTCCACTCATTGATGCTTTCTGAGCACCAGGCACTGATATTGCCACTTTGCACAGATCGTGTTATTAAAACTCACAAAAATCCTATAAAGTGAATGATGACATGCTCATAGAAGTAGAAACAGATTCAAAGAGATTAAGCAAGCTGCCAGGATCATACACTTTTAAAGTGGCAGAGATTGTTCCCAAACCTAGACTTGTCTGATGCTCGAAGTCAAAGATTCCAAACTGCTTGGTAATTATGATGCTCAACCCTGCTTCTACTCccgttcatttttttctttagtaacaAAAATCCCAGCTTTCATTAACGGCTTCcccgtggctcagacggtaaagaatctgcccgcatgCGGGAGACCCGATTAGagctctgggtctggaagatccttcggagtagggaaaggctacccactccagtattctttcctggagaattccatggacagaggaccctggcgggcttctccatgggactgcagagtcggacacgactcagcgactaacactttcactgtttttcAGCTTTCATTATTTCTAAAGCAATTCTGTTTGAGTCCTGGGTAAATTCGTTTCAGAGTTAAACTCAAGTCACGCTTGGCACTCCCAACATAAAAGCCCAATTAAGGTACCAGGAGCCTCTAATGCCTCCGGTGGGACAAGGCGCTCCCGCCCGGTCGGATTCTGCTAGCTACGTGACCTAGGCCACGAGGGTCCCACGCTGCCACCGCCTCACCTCTCACCAGAAAAAAGCAAGACTCAGCGCTAAGTAGTCAGACCTCGTGGAAGTGATGCCAAGACTCCAAGCTTTCCGCCAACCGCCGAGAGCTCGACACAAAGACCTGGCAGTCTCTGGCGGACCCCGCAGACCTCCCTACCTGCAGACCTAAGCATGTCAGGGCCCGCAGCCCTGTGGTGATCCCACCCCAGCCCATGATCCAAGCCCCGCACTCACAGCGCCTGTTGCCTTGACGAATTTATTGGCCACGCTCGAGAGCTGGTTATCTCGCAGAAAGCCGAGCACGAGGGGATACAGGTCGCTGGGAACCACGCGGCGTAAGCCGGCGTCCGCCATCCTCCGGGTAATACGCGTCACTACCGTCGCGGACGCACACGACTCAAGAAACCGGAAGAGGCGGGCTAGGGGAGGATCCCGGCAACGTCCTCGCGCCGCGCGGGGCACGCCGGAAGGGGCGGGCGCACTCTCGGAGACAGGGTAAAGGCGAAATCCATGAACGCTTTCCGGTCCCACGAGTGTCGCCATCTTGGAAGGGCGGAGCCCGCCGTTCTGCTTTGTGAAGGCGGAGCCCTGACGTCAGAGGTCACGCCCTTGGTGGCGGCGGGAAAGCTTCAGACTTCCCGCGCCTTGCCTGCCTTCTGGAGCCACCTTTCTCAGTGCAGCAGTTACCCGCGCCGCTAGCATTCAGGTATCAGAGTAAGGCGTGGGTCGGCGGGCCTGAGCTGACCTTGAATTTTCTAAACTTGGTCACATATCCCACCGTCTCCTATTCGCTCTGCCAGTGGATTCCCACTCTTCTCCATCTTCACTTCAAAACCCTGGAAGGCCCTTTCTCAAAATACCACCCCAATCTCTGCACTCCCAACTCCATTACCGAGGGCCCTTCAGATTATCTGTGGTAGTGGTGAGGTGCTGATCTTCAAAACTGTCCACCTCAATCTTGACTTGCCCATGAGACAAGTCTACCCTCCCTTATTTACACAGCTTCAGATCAGCTTCATGAAGGGAAAAAGGGGATGTGCAATAAAcccgagcagcagcagcaatctcttCAAACGGATAATCCTGAAAATAACCCTTCTACCTCCTGGGTCACAGTCCACACTATGAATCCTCCCTGTGGAAGAACTAGAAAACCCCTCAACTGCCTCTCTCTTTGTCATGAGTACTCAGATTTATCAATCAATGCCCAGGCCAATCAAGTTAATTTCAAGTTCTCCATATTTCAGTTCACAGTAGCAGATAGCACCCTGTCTACTACCCCTGGACTATTTCTCTTTCATGCCCCTCCCGGAGGTAAGGGTTCACTTTCTCAAAGGACACACTTATTTGCCATTCTCAAAATAGGCATTCCCCTGTCCTTGGTATAATTCCTCCTTGTCCCTCTTTCCCAAAGGTCTATTCACCTGCATGCATTCTTTAAATATCTGAGCACCTGCTGAATGCCAAGCATTGTGCTCAAGCTATGGTACACACAAGCCTCAGTTTCAAAAACCTGTATTTACAACAGGTGTGAACTTCCTCTGGGTCCCTGATACTCAAATTCTTTGCCGGACCAATGGCACCACGCTCGTTGGAAATGCAGAACCTCAAGGCCCACCCCATaactcagaatctgcatttttaaaagatctacaGATTTAGCTACCCTTTcaaagtctgagaagcactgcCCTAGATGACTGATTTCACCTACTAGACTCCTGAAGAGCAGTTTCAAGTCCAGTAGGATTCAGCACCTAACCGAAGAGGGGTCCTAGGAATCAAATGGAAGTAGGAATGTCCCTGTTGGGTTCAGAGAGGAAAAGTGATTTCTCTGGCACCAGCACCATAGAAAAAAGCACAACAGCACTTGGCAGTTCTCTCTAGTTCATGTTTATTAGTCTGCACTGGGGGAACCCCTCAACCCCATCCATCTTACACAGGAATGCAAGTTAATGTGTTTCAAAGCctattataaaaaacaaataccacTTAAAATCTgatgtattacatttttatttcacttttttccatttctttagaaAACAGTCATCTCCTCGCTAGCAGCTCTCTCCCCTAGACTGGGGGAGGGGAATGGAGGAGGTTGGGCACCTCCAAAGAAAAGGGGATGGGGGAGAAGGGCCCAGGGTTACCTCCTGAGGTTCTTCTGGGCCTGTTTCAATAATGTGTCAAAGTCAAGAGAATCAAATTTGCTCTTTACAGGAGCAGGGTCAAAGTCTTCCCGGTTGGAGTCTACAAAGGTAGAGAGAGACAAACATCAAGGTCTCTTTGAGTACACCTCCCAACCACAGGGTCCTCAAATGGCCAGCTACCTCTCTTATCTATAATGGATGGAGCTAAAATCTCCTGAATTTTAAGTCAAAAGATAGGAAAGCCCCCATTTCTCCTCTCATCCTACCCTTTAAGCCCTTCATGTGTCACAGGAAGACAAGTCTGTCTTACTAAACCCCCTTCTCAAAAGGCTGGGGACTCTTCCAGGGAGGAGATGGAGTATACCAAAGGCTCAGGGCCTCCCTCCACTCACCAAGATCAGAATAGCTTCTCTTGCAGAACTGCCTGCGGCCCCCAAAGCAGAGATCAAAGGGCTGTTCATCAGCCTGCCTCAGCTTGTGGCCACTCTCGATGGCTGCAAATGCCTCCTCGGCATAGCGGTAAGTGACGAAGCCATAGTTGTCACTGGAAGGGAGGGtgagacagaggctgagatggctatTTGGGCACATGCCATGGAGAAGAGACAGCTCCCCAGGGTACAGGGACTGGAGAGATTCTTCTCATTCCCCAAATGGCCAACCCTCTAACTGTAGAGATGAAGGTGTCCTACACTGCCCAGCACACCAGAGCAATCAGGAAAGACAAAGCACTGAGACAGATAACGGGACAGGAAGGACATCCTGACCTTAGGGCCCAACCTCACCCTTGGACACGGAAGTGGATGGTGCACTCCTCAATCTCCCCAAAAACAGAGAATCTCTGTTTCAGCTCTGACCGAGTCATGCGGCCAGGTATCTTCCCAATGAAGACCACTCTTCTTTCTTCCTATGTTGGGTCAAGGAAAATTAACACACCATGAGCCAAAGCCATAGCTGCAGATGGCTCTGTGAGCTCATGTCATGGCTCAGGGACAAGCCCTCTCCTCCTAGGACCTGTTCCTCTACTCACTATTGCACGCTCCTTCTGCAGAACTCTCTGCCTTTGGTAATGGTCGTGTGAACGATAAGAACTGTACCTGCCAAGAGAAAAAGGTGCTGTCAGCCCCCTAGATATTAGACAGCTCAAGTCTCAACTCTTAGGCTCTTGCACCCCAAATGTACCAACTCCCTGAAAACATACTCACCGCCGCCTCCTGTCACTTCTCCGGCGAGGAGATGGAGAGCGGGACCGGCTTCGGGAACTagatgatgaggaggaggaagatgaggaggaagaggaagagcatCTCCGGGAACGTCCAGAGGAACTGCAACTGGACCTAGAGAACAAAAGATCACACAGAAATGATGGGAGGAGTACAGGTATCATCCACTTACCTCACCTTGGCCCCAGCCCCGCCTCCCTGTCAGGAAGCTCAGGACCAAAGgcagagaaaagcagaggagGTACAGAAGAAAAGCAAACTGAGAACCTTGTGAACTTTACATGTTCTAGAGTATCTGGGCATTGATCTTATTTATTGTCAATTatgcaattaaaaagaatatctaacaagtcagaaagaataaaaacaatagagACTCAGAAATAAAGGGCTGGGCCCTAGGTATTACAACGAGCCGGGGGATCGGGGGTGTAAGGGAGAAGTGGGAGGGCGGGCAGGCCCATGTCTCTGGAATCCTGCTCGCCTCATGTCTCACAGGAGTACTATGATTATGGCATAAGGGGAGGTGACTGTGCTAGATCTGTAGTAGATGACATACCTGAAGATAAGCTTCACCATCAAAAACCAAGAATTCTTCACTGATGAAGTGCAAAAATTTGGGTCTATTATAGAGAAAAAGGTACTCCCAAAAATATGAGGCCACAATGACACCCAAAGGACACCAGACTCTTTCCTCAACAGATGATTAAAGGAAGGATTATTTGCCATTAACAACCCACTAGCCCACCATCCCACATCTACcggaaaaatacaagaaataagGACTGATACAGTGCAAAGGAATCAACATGGTCAAGACCAAACCCTAACGGTTTCTCCCAAGGCAGGTCTCTAGGAAGCAGGAGATCTCAGAGATATCCCAATCTCTAACAGGGGACAGAAGCTATCTTTTCACAGCTTGCCTCCTTCAAAtccaggaaaagggaagaagacaaaagccaaagacagaaatagaaaagccTTAGTGCCTGAAAGTTCATCAAACTcaatgtgcaaaagctttcagaGTAAGCCAGAGGAGAGAACCTCCAAAGTGGAGAGAACCTAACAGGCCATCAGAGCTCACCTTCGCCACCTCTTGTGTGGGGGGGAGAGGGACCGGGACCGGGATCGGGATGAGGAAGACGACGATGAGGATGAGGAGGAAGATGCTTCGCTGGTCCGGGTGGACCCAGAGCTCACAGAACGGCTGCTGCGGCCACGGCGGCCTTGCCAGCCCCGGCTTGGGGGGCTGGCTGACCTGCAGGCTTTTCGATAACAGCGCACTGACTGCTGCTTGGCTGAGGGATCAGGGAGAGTCCTAGTGTTCGTGTCATTCCGGCAGGGTGAGGCCTCAGGGGATAGCAAGGCAGACGGGGCAAGGCAAGGAGTTTGGGGATCTGCCTGCTCTCTGCTAGTCCTGTGATCAAGTGGCTTCTGGGAGGCAGCTGTGCCTGGAGGCACAGAGGTGACTGAGCCCAGGGACAAGACAGGCTTGATGGTGATATCCTGATGGCGTTTGACGTTCCATCGGGAGCCCACCTCTGGAATGACTAGGGCAGGcgtcttttttgggggggtcctGCTCCGAACACAATAGTCATGGTCCCCAGAGCCCACATGGACTGGACTAGGGCCACGGACCCCTTCGTGGAGGCGGGCTGCAGCTGGATGTTTGGCCTCTGTAACTCCTTCAGGCTTCAGGGTTCCCTCCTGGGCGGTGGACTTAGGAGATTTGGCTTTGGCCAGCAGAGAGACAGCAGCCAGGGGCTTCCATAACTGATGGGGAGGGGTAGCTGGAGGGGTGAGCCCTgtgaggggagggaggatggagataGCAGGATGAGATCCGATTCTACACTTCTGAACACTGTGTATACAGGCTCCAGAGACTCCCACTTCATTTCACAAAGTGTACTAACACTGATCAGCAGCCCAACTTCTCCCACTGTTACAACTGCTCCGTCCCATGAGCTCCCCATCTTGGAGACCAGCAACAGAAACCCAACTAGCTAGAGTCCTCCTGAACCTCTCATTGCCCAAACCCAGCTGGTGGCCAGGTCCTGTCTGTTCTACCTCTTCCTTCTTAGACTCACCCCCTGACCATGGCACTGACTGACTTCCTGGCTGCATTTTCCCTGAACTCATGTAATCATCTAATAATCTCCTACCTCGAGCAACACACCTGTCCACCTGTCTTCTACATTCCCGCTGGAGGAAGCACTCTAAAACCAAACTGGTAAGGCTTTTTCAATTGCTTCTTCAACGTACAATATCAAGTCCAACCAGCTTAACATGGCCAAGTTCCCATAACTTGGCCTCCTACTTAACACCCCAGCTTTCTCTCTTCTGAGCTCTGCCCACCACCCTGATCAGCCACTACACTCCAGCCAAAACGAACCACTCACCATTTCCCAAAACATACCAATACCAGGCTGGCTCTGTTTCTTCAGTTCACTCAAGCTGTTCCAACAACCTCAAATGCCCCTGGTGTCAGGGATTTTCTCAAGCCTCCAATTTGAGGATTACCTTCTGTATAACCCTGTTCTGACAGTCCCTCTTCAGACCCCACTGTAAACCAAATGGGTTTCTTTGACACACAACCTCTGATACTCGACGTGCTCATCTGTTTACACATCTGCCCCCTGGACTGTGAGAACCTCGAGGACGACGATCAGATTTCCGTATCCCCAACATCTACACACACTTACTGCAGAGCGGGCTCTACAAACATTTGCTGCTTAAACTAATCAAAGGCAgagttccccaccctgaacccacCTGCCACGTTGGCCAGTTCTGGGGCTTGTAACCGGTCTAGGGGCCTCTTCTCCTGGGGAGTGTCAACGCTGCTGGCGGGGGGAAAAGGGAAAGCCTGGTTCATTGCCTCCTCAACATCTGCTTTCCTCATGAAGCAACAGGAAAGGGGGACGTGCAGAGAGGAATGGGGGCACAAACTGTCCCAATCATTCTCCTCCAGCACAAAAAgggtcttagtgactgaactttATGTAAGTTGGGTCTCAGCTCTGTCCAATTTCTGGAGGCAGGCTGACTATGACCTTGATaccccccacctcctccaagcCAGGAGCCTCTTGTGCCCAGCTCAAACCAACCCAAAATCAATGTGGAGGAAAATATGCTTGGCAGAAGAGGACGGGGTATCATgaacatgggggaaaaaaaaaaaaaaggcctcttGGTACTGGAAGATTGGGGAACAAGGAGGTCCAGGACACCTGTGTCCTCCAAGGAGTCAGGGAGCCCTAGCCATGAACATCCTCCCCCATTTTTTCTTATAACATCAGCAGTGTTTTGAGCAACCTTAAAGCCtgttaaataaaggaaagaaacccCCAAAAACACAACTCGCCAGAACATAAAAGGCATCACCATTTGAAACCCCAGACTGGAATCAGCCAGAGGATGGTTCATATATGTCCTCCTACGTATCACCCAAGACAATGCTCAGTAGTGATGGGCTGAGCTGAGGGTGTGAAACAGGGAAAGACTTTAGAGCTGACTAAATGTCCCTTAACAGAGGCATCCAGTTGACAGTCCTGGAGCGCCGGCCGGCTGCTGACCAACAGCTGTAGGGTAACTCACTCATGTCCCCATACTTACCCTGAGTTTCCTACAGCCAGGCTGTCAGCAGGAGCCGGGGGAGGGCACTcctttttggctgcaaagaaaccATACTAGTTAAAAGCCCAACCAGATGTTCCATACTGAAGAGGCACAGAAACGCTGGCTTTAAGACGCAAAGGAGGAAAATCCATTTTGCCTACATACTCCATTGGGGTCTCCCCAAAGAAATCCATTCTCCTCCAGTGGGTAcccaaaaactatttttaattatgtCTCTTCTGCTTAAAAACAAGCACACACTCCACCGAATCTGAGACGGAGTCCCAACTCCTAAGTCTAGCATTCCAGATTCTATATAATCCACCTTATTAACTTGCTAGTCTTATAAGCTACTCTTGATCTACACTTGTACTTTGCCTTGTTCTACAGATACCTATTGTCAATTCAGGAGTCATTTCTGCAGATTCCTCTCCCCAGTCAGATCATAAGCTCCTTGAGAACACAACATAGCATCATCCTCTGCAGCACCTAGATCCACACTTGTACTGAGAAGCTGAACTAGCCACTGCCTTTCAAATACACCATATGTGACCTTTCCTGCACCTCTGCCTTTATTCACCACATGCAGGCTCTCTGAATTCCTGTCTTCCAAGGCTCAGCTGGAGAACTAATTCCCTCTAGAAAAATGTCCCCAATTTACTTGGATCTCCCCATCCATCCACTCTTTATAGTTCTTGTCATGCTGTACCCTCTCCCTGGCTTGGACTGCCATCAATGGGATTGTCTTCCCATTCCAATTAGGGGGCCACTCTAGTGGCAGAgactccccttctccctcctcccagttTAAGCAACTACAGGGCTGGGCCCAAAAGAAACATCAACAAAAAGGGTTACAAAAAGGGTTTCCTCACCTTCTGATTTCTCAAATTGCTCCAGCAGACTGGACAGGTCCGACGCCTCAATTCCTGTGGAAGCACACAACACAGGATTGGAAACCTACCCCTATCCACTGAGCACACAGGtcccaaaacttccaaaacaccTCGCTTCTCTCCTTATGCACCCCCTGTCCATTGTGATAAATAAACCAGGGGAGCCACACTCCCAGAGAAAGAGAATCAAACCAACCAGACTTTTCTCTCTCAAGAATTCTAACAAAGGCCAGCCCCATCGAGGCTTATCCTGTTTTATGGAAGACACTCCTCACACAATTCCCACGCCATTCTTCACACCAACTGAACTGTGTGGCACTCACCAATCTCACTGATGAAAGCCTGCACCACGGCCTCAGGACCCTGGGTACGTGGGGTAGGTAGAAAGGACAGTTTCCTTAGACGGGCTGGGTGGACAACAGGCAGTTTGGTGGTAGTGCTCTGCCTTGGTGCCGGTGTGGGAACAGCCTTGTCAACAGGAGAGGGTGGTTTCTCCTTGGGCCTAGTCTCCTGCAGCTCAGGCTTTAGCCTCTCTGATGCAGGCTCCTCAACAGCCACATTCTCAGCAGACACACACGGTGGAGCCTTGATCCGCGGGCTGTGCACCGGGGAGGATGCCCTGTGCTTCAGATGGGGAGATGCAGGCACTGGCTTGACCTCCACCTTGGTGGGCTCTGTCTGTGGAGCTCCCTGGCCAGCTGCCCCAAGACTGAGGGGAGGAGCCATTGGCACAGCTGGCACACTTTCAGGAGAGCCAGCTGGGATGCCACCAGGCTCCACCTTGGGTGGGGGGACAGCTCTTCCAACTGAGGTTAGAGGCAATGGAGGTGGAGGAACAGCAGGCCAGAATGGAGGGTGTTGCAGCCCTGGGCCCCATCCCAAGGGCCCGTAGGTACAGTTGGAATTATAAGGtgggactggggcaggaggaggtaCCCAAGGCACATTGCAAGTGGGGGGCACAGCAAAGGCACCTGGAGTACCAGACACTAGGGGCACCGTTGGTGGGGGGGGCAGGCAAGGATAGCCAGAAGGGGACACGGGAGGATAACAAGGCCAGGGTGGCACAGAGGCATAGTGAGTATAGGGATCAGGTGGCACTGGCCCCAGAGACATCGGAACACTAGGAGGCTGCAGGGGTGGTGGGGGCAGATTGGGCACAGCTTGCCCATTTGTGGGAAGGGGCAGCGCAGGAGTCATGCCCAGCCCACCCGTGGGAAAAGGCAGAGCAGTGGGCATTTTGGGGGGCatgggctgcacagcaggaggtagCAGTCGTGCTGGCAGCAGTTTCTCTTGGGATGGCACCTGCTCAGTAGGAGCTGAGGCCATAGGTTTGGTCGCAGGTGGCTCAGGACtaggggaggcagggctggggcccaCAGACCCAAAGCAAGCCTCAGGAGCCGCCTCAGGACTTCTCTGTGGAGCTGTCTTCTTGGCTGGGGCTAGAGGGATGACAAGACAAGGGATGTCTGCCAGCCCTGTGGGAGTTTCTGGGAGGCTGGGCCACTTCCCAGCTGGAGGCTGAGGGGTCCTCTCTTCGGCCTCTGGCTGGCGCTGCTGCCTTCGTCGCCGGTACTCAGACAGGCTAAGAGGCCGAGGCCTGACTTCCTGGGTTGTGGTACTGGTACCAGTTTCTCCCTTCAGAGGACCTATAACCTCCCTGACTTCAGGACTGTTGGCCTTTGGGGGCTCTGAAGACTCTGATTCCAGGAGGAGCTGGGCACCTGGATTCCTCTGGGCTGATGATACTGCACCACGTCTGGGATCAGTTGGCCTAGACTTAACTAGTACAGGGTCAACTGGAGACAGGTCATTGGGAACAGAGTCAACCTGTACTGACTTGACCAGGACAGCGTCAACTGGAGACAAGTTGTCTGAGATGGGAACAACCACTGTAGGGTCAGCTGCTGCTGAGTCAGCCAGGACTGGATCAGCTGGGAGGGGTTCAACCAGCTCTGAGTTCGCTGAAGCAATGTTAGTCAGCACAGGGTCAACAGGTTCAGTGTCAGTCGCAGTGGGACCAGGGTCAACTACAGTGGAATCAGCTTCAAGAGAGTCAAGTGGCATGGGGTCAGCTTGAGCAGAGTCAACCAGTGAGAGATGCGTTGAAACAGGGTTGGCTTGGATAGGGTCAACCAGGCTGGGGCAGAGGTCTACAGGATCTTCTTTAGCAGGACTAGCTTGCTCAGTACTGCTCTCCAAGTTCGCAGAGCTGGGTTTCTCTAAGGCAGCTGCCCAGGCCCGAGCCCAAGCCCGGGGCTTCCCTCTACCATGGGGAGGCCCAACCTCTCTTTGAAGGTCCTCTTGAGGCAGGCTGCCTCCCTGAGAGGTCACCTCTGGAACAGCTGTAGACTGCCCACGAGAGGCCGACCTCAGCCTCCTGGTGTAGCCCTCTGCACAGGCAGCTGGCTGCTCCttgctcttcttcctcctgccctttcGAGCCCTCTGGGAACTTAGCGTGGCGTTGGCTGGTGGGTTCTGAGGCCCCTTGGGCGCCACTGGCTCCATGACCTCCCTGGGCTCCAACATGGAGGCTGCCTCCAACTTTTCCTTTGAGTCCAGTGACAAGCCCTCATCCTCAGGGCAGAGGGTTTCCTTGGGAACAGCAACCTCTGTCTCCACCTCTAGTGATGGCATGAGCAGCTGCAAGGCTGGACTGACCTCTAGTGTGTCATCCAGGAGCACAGGCTGGGGGCCAGCAGGGATCTGTCGCACCACAACTGGGATCTCCAGGTCATTGCCAGCTGTGGCCGCCTGACCCAcaatctccagcaccacacaatCCTCAGGCAGTGTCAAGTCATCTGGCTGCTCCTGAAGCTCATCCTCGAGCGCCGTCAGGTGGGTGAGGTTGGGTAGGCAGTACGGGTGCATGGCCCGCACCAGCTCACTCAAGGAGGAGATGCTCTCGTCTCCAGCTGCCTGTACtgccatctctgctgctgctgctgttttctcttcctcctcaggaCAGGCTAGGTGCATGGGGAAGTCCGGGATGCTGCTCACAGAGTTGTTAAGCTCCCCAGCAAGCATCTCACTGCTGAAGCCAGCcagttcctcctcttcctccccatcaCTACgctgctggggaggaggggactgGCCCCAGCGGGTTCTTGACCTTGGGGGTCTCCAACTAGGAAGCTTAGGGGAGGAGGTCTCCAAGAAGGAAGGTGGAGAGAAGTCCCAAGGGGGATCTGCGAGCGCC is a window of Bos mutus isolate GX-2022 chromosome 26, NWIPB_WYAK_1.1, whole genome shotgun sequence DNA encoding:
- the PPRC1 gene encoding peroxisome proliferator-activated receptor gamma coactivator-related protein 1 isoform X1 — its product is MEGEPTDAWQITLALLQEEGDDSGFVSLSRLGPCLRDKDLEMEELILQDGALLGTMHSYMDASLISLIEDFGSLGESRLSLEDQNEVSLLTALTEILDNADSENLSPFDSIPDSELLVSPREGSSLHRLLSLSRTPPERDLITPTDPLGPSTGSSRVEMALADPPWDFSPPSFLETSSPKLPSWRPPRSRTRWGQSPPPQQRSDGEEEEELAGFSSEMLAGELNNSVSSIPDFPMHLACPEEEEKTAAAAEMAVQAAGDESISSLSELVRAMHPYCLPNLTHLTALEDELQEQPDDLTLPEDCVVLEIVGQAATAGNDLEIPVVVRQIPAGPQPVLLDDTLEVSPALQLLMPSLEVETEVAVPKETLCPEDEGLSLDSKEKLEAASMLEPREVMEPVAPKGPQNPPANATLSSQRARKGRRKKSKEQPAACAEGYTRRLRSASRGQSTAVPEVTSQGGSLPQEDLQREVGPPHGRGKPRAWARAWAAALEKPSSANLESSTEQASPAKEDPVDLCPSLVDPIQANPVSTHLSLVDSAQADPMPLDSLEADSTVVDPGPTATDTEPVDPVLTNIASANSELVEPLPADPVLADSAAADPTVVVPISDNLSPVDAVLVKSVQVDSVPNDLSPVDPVLVKSRPTDPRRGAVSSAQRNPGAQLLLESESSEPPKANSPEVREVIGPLKGETGTSTTTQEVRPRPLSLSEYRRRRQQRQPEAEERTPQPPAGKWPSLPETPTGLADIPCLVIPLAPAKKTAPQRSPEAAPEACFGSVGPSPASPSPEPPATKPMASAPTEQVPSQEKLLPARLLPPAVQPMPPKMPTALPFPTGGLGMTPALPLPTNGQAVPNLPPPPLQPPSVPMSLGPVPPDPYTHYASVPPWPCYPPVSPSGYPCLPPPPTVPLVSGTPGAFAVPPTCNVPWVPPPAPVPPYNSNCTYGPLGWGPGLQHPPFWPAVPPPPLPLTSVGRAVPPPKVEPGGIPAGSPESVPAVPMAPPLSLGAAGQGAPQTEPTKVEVKPVPASPHLKHRASSPVHSPRIKAPPCVSAENVAVEEPASERLKPELQETRPKEKPPSPVDKAVPTPAPRQSTTTKLPVVHPARLRKLSFLPTPRTQGPEAVVQAFISEIGIEASDLSSLLEQFEKSEAKKECPPPAPADSLAVGNSGVDTPQEKRPLDRLQAPELANVAGLTPPATPPHQLWKPLAAVSLLAKAKSPKSTAQEGTLKPEGVTEAKHPAAARLHEGVRGPSPVHVGSGDHDYCVRSRTPPKKTPALVIPEVGSRWNVKRHQDITIKPVLSLGSVTSVPPGTAASQKPLDHRTSREQADPQTPCLAPSALLSPEASPCRNDTNTRTLPDPSAKQQSVRCYRKACRSASPPSRGWQGRRGRSSRSVSSGSTRTSEASSSSSSSSSSSSRSRSRSLSPPHKRWRRSSCSSSGRSRRCSSSSSSSSSSSSSSSRSRSRSPSPRRRSDRRRRYSSYRSHDHYQRQRVLQKERAIEERRVVFIGKIPGRMTRSELKQRFSVFGEIEECTIHFRVQGDNYGFVTYRYAEEAFAAIESGHKLRQADEQPFDLCFGGRRQFCKRSYSDLDSNREDFDPAPVKSKFDSLDFDTLLKQAQKNLRR